A genome region from Solanum pennellii chromosome 12, SPENNV200 includes the following:
- the LOC114073851 gene encoding uncharacterized protein K02A2.6-like — protein MDVIGPIEPKASNVHRFILVAIDYFTKWVEAVTFKSVTKKVVVDFIHFNIMCRFGIPKVIITDNAANLNSHLMQEVCYQFKIEHQNSTPYRPKANGAVEAANNNKKKKILRKMVQSSRQWHEKLPFALLGYRTTVRTSVGATLYSQVYGTEAVIPAEIEIPSLRIVVEAEIDDDEWIKTRLEQLSLIDEKRLTSVCHGQLYQKRMARAYNKKVRPRHFEEGQLVLRRILPHHAETKGKFSPNWRGPFVVKRVLPNGALYLADIEGKVTETVVNADAVKRYYI, from the coding sequence ATGGATGTGATTGGACCGATAGAACCAAAAGCATCGAATGTTCACAGGTTCATCTTGGTGGCTATTGATTATTTTAcaaagtgggtggaagcagtaACTTTCAAGTCAGTGACCAAGAAGGTTGTGGTGGATTTCATCCATTTCAACATCATGTGTCGGTTTGGTATTCCAAAGGTGATTATAACTGATAACGCTGCAAATCTCAACAGCCACTTAATGCAAGAGGTATGCTACCAATTTAAGATTGAGCATCAAAATTCGACTCCGTATCGCCCAAAGGCAAACGGGGCTGTAGAAGCTgctaacaacaataaaaaaaaaaagatacttcGTAAGATGGTGCAAAGTTCTCgacaatggcatgaaaagttgcCTTTTGCTTTGTTGGGTTATCGCACTACAGTTCGTACGTCAGTGGGCGCTACCCTATATTCACAAGTATACGGGACTGAGGCAGTTATACCTGCAGAGATTGAGATCCCATCTTTACGAATTGTTGTggaggctgaaattgatgatgatgagtggATCAAAACTCGGTTAGAGCAATTAagtttgattgatgagaagcgTCTGACATCAGTATGTCATGGACAATTATATCAGAAAAGAATGGCACGGGCATACAACAAAAAGGTGCGTCCCAGACATTTTGAAGAGGGTCAATTAGTGTTGAGACGCATTTTGCCACATCATGCCGAAACCAAAGgcaaattttctccaaattggaGAGGACCATTCGTTGTTAAAAGGGTATTACCCAATGGTGCTCTTTACTTAGCAGATATAGAAGGCAAAGTGACAGAAACGGTCGTCAATGCTGATGCTGTGAAAAGATATTACATATGA
- the LOC107006400 gene encoding uncharacterized protein LOC107006400 has product MKILNEAHVPSKVTLSQLEKIAGRIFEVNHITFSDDELPKEGTGHNQSLHSTVKCELSYVTRVLIDGGSRANICPLSTLQKLNVSAERVRPNNVCVRAFDGSKTDVIGEIELVLTIGPVDLAVNFQVLDINASYNLLLGRPWVHRAGAVPSTLHQMIKFEYDRQEVIVHGEGDLSIYKDSSSPFIKANNENEALVYQAFEVVVIEHVLEGSVISKPKMPIASVMVVNELLKHGFEPGKGLGICLQGRAYPVSLRKSIGTFGLGYQPRFEDKMKEKNQKRDVWSLTKPIQPIYKSFIKARATESYQSSFPEPVMKVSEEMINYFQDLFVEVDMVELGEGASDKDVQFIGPDVKLNNWEATPLPVKESLGSLSFYADSSDMTCMQNFSPDHNIQSNLRPNIEIISQEIEYDEDRVFEEVRRDFNHFENKSNPNMSENVFASSYDDMPGLSTDMVVHKLPIDPNFPLIKQKLIKLKTDMSVIIKEEITKKLEAKVIQVAQYPSWLANIVPVPKKDGKVRMCVDYRDLNKASPKDDFPLPNIHILLDNCAKHEVASFVDCYAGYHQIIMDDEDAEKTSFITPWGTYCYRVMPFGLKNAGATYMRAMTTMFHDMMHREIEVYVDDVIIKSKKQSDHVKDLRRFFERLRRYNLKLNPAKCVFGVPSGKLLGFIVSRRGIELDPSKIKAIQELPPPKNKTEVMSLLGRLNYISRFVAQLTTTCEPIFKLLKKNVTVEWTEECREAFERIKNYLSNPPVLVPPEPGRPLILYMSVLDNSFGCELGQHDDTGEKERAIYYLSKKFTVYEAKYTLLERTCCALTWTAMKAQALADHLAENPSDEEYEPLKTYFPDEEISCIDEVIHDNNQGWKLFFDGASNRKGVGI; this is encoded by the exons atgaaaattttgaatgaagcaCATGTTCCTAGTAAAGTTACACTGAGTCAATTAGAGAAGATTGCTGGGAGAATATTTGAGGTAAACCACATCACCTTTTCAGATGATGAACTACCCAAAGAAGGTACAGGACATAACCAAAGCCTACATTCCACTGTAAAGTGTGAGCTTTCATATGTCACTCGAGTTCTAATTGATGGAGGATCTAGAGCAAATATTTGTCCTTTATCAACTCTACAGAAATTGAATGTTAGTGCTGAAAGGGTCCGACCCAACAATGTATGTGTTAGAGCTTTTGATGGGTCAAAAACAGATGTCATTGGTGAGATAGAGCTCGTACTAACCATAGGTCCTGTGGATTTAGCTGTGAATTTTCAAGTGTTGGATATCAACGCGTCCTACAATCTATTGTTGGGGAGGCCATGGGTGCATAGGGCTGGAGCAGTCCCCTCAACGTTGCATCAAATGATTAAGTTTGAATACGACCGACAAGAGGTGATTGTTCATGGTGAGGGGGATTTGTCAATCTACAAAGACTCTTCCTCCCCTTTTATCAAGGCGAATAATGAGAATGAGGCACTGGTTTATCAAGCTTTTGAGGTAGTGGTTATTGAGCATGTCCTCGAGGGGAGTGTCATTTCAAAACCAAAGATGCCCATCGCGTCTGTAATGGTGGTGAATGAATTGCTGAAACATGGGTTTGAGCCGGGTAAAGGCTTAGGAATCTGCTTGCAAGGGAGAGCTTATCCAGTGAGTCTACGAAAGAGCATCGGTACTTTTGGCTTAGGCTACCAACCTAGATTCGAGGACAAAATGAAGGAAAAGAATCAGAAGAGAGATGTATGGTCACTTACCAAGCCTATACAACCAATCTACAAATCTTTCATCAAAGCCCGCGCAACAGAATCTTATCAATCATCTTTTCCAGAGCCAGTGATGAAAGTAAGCGAAGAAATGATCaactattttcaagatttatttgtcGAGGTTGATATGGTGGAACTCGGAGAAGGCGCTAGCGACAAAGATGTGCAATTCATTGGTCCCGATGTCAAGCTAAACAATTGGGAGGCCACCCCTCTCCCCGTTAAAGAGAGTCTTGGTAGTCt TTCTTTCTATGCCGATTCTAGTGATATGACATGCATGCAGAATTTTTCGCCAGATCATAATATCCAATCTAATCTTCGAcctaatattgaaataataagtcAAGAAATCGAATATGATGAAGACAGAGTATTTGAAGAAGTAAGGAGGGATttcaatcattttgaaaataagtcaaatccaAACATGAGTGAAA ATGTTTTTGCGTCATCTTATGATGACATGCCTGGATTAAGCACTGACATGGTTGTTCACAAGTTGCCAATTGATCCTAATTTTCCTCTGATAAAGCAGAAGTTGATAAAACTCAAAACCGACATGAGTGTAATAATTAAAGAGGAGATCACAAAAAAACTTGAGGCCAAAGTCATTCAAGTCGCTCAATATCCTTCTTGGTTAGCCAATATCGTACCCGTCCCTAAGAAAGACGGCAAAGTTCGAATGTGTGTTGATTATCGTGATTTGAATAAGGCAAgtccaaaagatgattttccTTTGCCTAACATCCATATTTTATTGGATAATTGTGCTAAACATGAGGTTGCATCTTTTGTGGATTGTTATGCGGGCTACCATCAGATTATTATGGATGATGAAGATGCAGAAAAAACATCTTTTATCACTCCATGGGGTACATATTGTTATCGTGTTATgccttttggattaaaaaatgcAGGGGCAACTTATATGAGAGCAATGACAACCATGTTTCACGATATGATGCATAGAGAAATcgaagtttatgtggatgatgttATTATTAAATCTAAGAAACAGTCAGATCATGTGAAAGACTTAAGGAGATTCTTCGAAAGGCTCCGCAGGTATAATCTCAAGCTTAATCCTGCAAAATGTGTATTTGGAGTACCATCGGGGAAGCTTTTGGGGTTTATAGTCAGTCGAAGAGGTATCGAGttggatccttcaaaaataaaagcaattcaagaattGCCACCTCCAAAGAACAAAACTGAGGTTATGAGCCTTCTAGGAAGGTTAAACTACATCAGCAGATTCGTTGCTCAACTCACGACAACTTGTGAGCCTATTTTTAAGTTGTTGAAAAAGAATGTCACAGTCGAGTGGACCGAAGAATGTCGAGAAGCTTTTGAAAGAATTAAGAACTACCTATCGAATCCCCCTGTGTTGGTTCCTCCCGAGCCAGGAAGACctttgatattgtatatgtcagttttggataattcttttggtTGTGAACTGGGTCAGCATGATGACACTGGAGAGAAAGAGCGGGCCATTTATTACCTCAGCAAGAAGTTTACCGTTTACGAAGCGAAATACACCCTTCTTGAAAGAACGTGTTGTGCCCTAACCTGG ACCGCAATGAAAGCTCAAGCATTGGCGGATCATTTGGCAGAGAACCCTAGtgatgaagaatatgaaccaCTTAAAACCTATTTTCCAGATGAAGAGATATCTTGTATCGATGAAGTTATTCACGATAACAATCAAGGTTGGAAGTTATTCTTTGATGGTGCCTCTAACAGGAAAGGAGTTGGAATATGA